A window from uncultured Desulfobacter sp. encodes these proteins:
- a CDS encoding methylenetetrahydrofolate reductase yields MKTESNLEKVLASGQLAVTSEVGPPRGCNVDIIKEKANMIKDYVDGINITDNQTAMVRMSSIAGGIAIKQMGLDPIIQMVSRDRNRLAMQSDILGAYALGCNTMLCLSGDHPHFGDHPMAKPVYDIDSINMIKMVKDMRDEGKFQGGADITDPPKMFIGAAANPFADPFELRVMRLAKKIAAGVDFIQTQCIFNVPKFEEWMKQVVDRGLDEKVAILAGITPMKSLGMAKYMKSKVPGMDIPDSVIDRLAGVDKDKQAAEGIKMAIEQMQRLKECKGVKGFHIMAIEWEEKVPELVKGAGLR; encoded by the coding sequence ATGAAAACTGAAAGCAATCTGGAAAAAGTACTGGCCTCAGGCCAACTGGCCGTAACCTCTGAAGTAGGTCCTCCCAGAGGTTGCAATGTGGATATTATCAAAGAGAAAGCCAACATGATCAAAGATTATGTTGACGGCATCAATATCACAGACAATCAGACCGCCATGGTCAGAATGTCTTCCATTGCCGGCGGCATTGCCATTAAACAGATGGGACTCGACCCCATTATCCAAATGGTATCCCGTGACAGAAACCGTCTGGCCATGCAGTCCGACATCCTTGGTGCGTATGCCCTGGGTTGCAACACCATGCTCTGTCTGTCCGGCGATCATCCCCATTTCGGCGACCATCCCATGGCAAAACCTGTATATGATATTGACTCCATCAATATGATTAAGATGGTCAAAGATATGCGCGACGAGGGGAAGTTCCAGGGCGGCGCAGACATTACCGATCCGCCTAAAATGTTCATCGGTGCGGCTGCTAACCCCTTTGCCGACCCGTTTGAACTGCGCGTTATGCGCTTGGCCAAGAAAATAGCTGCCGGTGTCGATTTCATCCAGACCCAGTGCATTTTCAACGTGCCTAAGTTCGAAGAGTGGATGAAACAGGTGGTTGACCGCGGCCTGGATGAGAAAGTTGCCATCCTTGCCGGTATTACCCCCATGAAATCCCTGGGCATGGCCAAATACATGAAGAGCAAGGTGCCTGGTATGGATATACCCGACTCAGTTATCGACCGTCTTGCCGGTGTGGATAAAGATAAACAGGCCGCTGAAGGCATCAAGATGGCCATTGAGCAGATGCAGCGCCTCAAGGAGTGCAAAGGCGTAAAAGGGTTCCATATTATGGCCATCGAATGGGAAGAAAAGGTACCTGAACTTGTGAAAGGTGCAGGACTCAGGTAA
- a CDS encoding GNAT family N-acetyltransferase, with protein sequence MSRPTLDGLEIKLVDTVSVDELQALYQDAGWWQDDYKTSDAFLRLIPERSALFAGAFLKKKLIGMGRALSDLCSDAYIQDVVVLSVYQKCGIGSMIVKFLIEELKKKGVDWIGLIGEPGTGSFYENLGFRQMKDYIPFKLE encoded by the coding sequence ATGAGTAGACCTACGCTTGACGGGCTTGAGATAAAACTTGTGGATACCGTGTCTGTGGATGAGTTGCAGGCCCTATACCAGGATGCCGGATGGTGGCAGGATGATTACAAAACATCAGATGCTTTTTTGCGCCTTATTCCTGAACGATCCGCATTGTTTGCAGGTGCTTTTTTAAAAAAAAAGCTAATCGGAATGGGTCGGGCCCTTTCCGATCTGTGCAGTGATGCTTACATTCAGGATGTGGTTGTGCTGTCCGTCTATCAAAAATGTGGTATCGGCAGCATGATTGTAAAGTTTTTGATTGAGGAGCTTAAGAAAAAGGGTGTGGACTGGATCGGATTAATTGGCGAGCCGGGAACAGGTTCGTTTTATGAAAATCTGGGATTCAGGCAGATGAAAGATTATATCCCTTTTAAGCTTGAATGA
- a CDS encoding phosphatidylglycerol lysyltransferase domain-containing protein: protein MRCHSQQPATYETTPIIGSSADDLQTEPSILKPGKFDLETRSLILDFLGHYPPCSCEYSFVNLFCWQNLYRYSWFVYENRLVIYDDRSQTLFMPIGEDLTPEEMFALSQKAVAAGLSGNIGLVPESYVEIWPDLDRYFGITSDRDEADYVYRTEELAELKGNKLHKKKNLIAQFKRTYPDYSIHPINEADCKEVMEFEQRLLEDRSSVSSSLVEESEAMTMAFSHWNDLALSGLMLRVKGELAAFAVFSPLSSDTWDVHFEKADVSFKGAGQMINYETARFLNGTARYINREQDLGIPGLRQAKLSYVPHALIEPYFLVPKLDLRSH, encoded by the coding sequence ATGAGATGCCATAGCCAACAACCGGCTACCTACGAAACGACGCCAATCATCGGCAGCAGTGCCGATGATCTGCAAACTGAACCAAGTATACTTAAGCCCGGGAAATTTGATCTGGAAACCCGTTCCTTGATCCTTGATTTCCTGGGCCATTACCCACCCTGCTCATGTGAGTATAGTTTTGTTAATCTTTTTTGCTGGCAGAATCTGTACCGCTATTCATGGTTTGTTTATGAAAACAGGTTGGTCATTTATGACGATCGTAGCCAGACCCTGTTCATGCCCATTGGAGAAGATTTAACGCCCGAAGAGATGTTCGCTTTATCCCAAAAAGCTGTTGCTGCGGGGTTGTCCGGAAACATTGGACTTGTGCCTGAATCTTACGTAGAGATTTGGCCGGATCTGGACCGGTATTTCGGCATTACCTCTGACCGGGATGAGGCAGATTATGTCTACCGGACCGAGGAGCTGGCAGAGCTAAAGGGAAATAAACTGCACAAGAAAAAAAATCTTATTGCCCAGTTTAAGCGGACGTACCCGGATTATTCCATACACCCTATTAACGAGGCGGATTGCAAAGAAGTGATGGAATTTGAGCAGCGCTTGCTTGAAGACAGATCTTCTGTTTCCAGTTCACTGGTCGAAGAATCTGAGGCCATGACTATGGCATTTTCCCATTGGAATGATCTGGCATTGAGCGGGTTGATGCTGCGGGTTAAAGGCGAGCTCGCCGCCTTTGCTGTTTTCAGTCCCCTCTCTTCTGATACCTGGGATGTGCATTTTGAAAAAGCGGATGTCTCTTTCAAGGGGGCAGGTCAGATGATCAATTATGAAACTGCCCGATTTTTGAATGGAACCGCGCGATATATCAACCGGGAACAGGACCTTGGCATACCAGGATTACGCCAGGCAAAACTGTCATATGTTCCCCATGCGTTGATTGAACCTTATTTTCTAGTGCCTAAACTGGATTTAAGGTCCCATTAG
- the speD gene encoding adenosylmethionine decarboxylase → MLDKNKKRTVCFPEPGFALGRHITIEYYDCAPDVLLDKDGVESILLKAAIDSGATIISSSFHQFEPQGVSGVVIIAESHFTVHAWPEHNYAAVDIFTCADSIDLDKAIHSIEAQFLSRRVFISSDQNRGLFQSAVPGYPPNSNERVMDRRTLPISWKKVRENTNPWGISTAVDLYDCSSEITKDPDRIKQFVGRMCETLGGKDTENNPEIYYDETDTAAGFSMTQSIETFGISGHFAHATHAAYLDIFCCNTYEPRELAEFSLSYFQGRHYKMQVALRQ, encoded by the coding sequence TTGCTTGATAAAAACAAAAAGCGGACCGTTTGTTTTCCTGAGCCGGGATTTGCCCTGGGGCGGCATATTACCATTGAATATTATGATTGTGCACCTGATGTTCTGCTTGATAAGGACGGGGTCGAATCGATTTTGCTTAAAGCGGCCATAGATAGCGGGGCTACAATTATCAGCAGTTCCTTTCATCAATTTGAACCCCAGGGCGTATCCGGGGTGGTGATTATTGCCGAATCCCATTTTACGGTTCATGCCTGGCCCGAGCACAATTATGCCGCAGTAGATATCTTTACATGCGCAGATAGTATTGATCTGGACAAAGCCATTCATTCCATAGAGGCTCAGTTTTTATCCCGTCGGGTTTTTATCTCTTCGGATCAGAACCGGGGGCTGTTTCAGTCTGCAGTTCCAGGATATCCGCCAAACAGCAATGAGCGGGTGATGGATAGACGAACGCTTCCCATATCCTGGAAAAAAGTGCGCGAAAATACAAATCCTTGGGGAATATCTACCGCTGTGGATTTATATGATTGCAGTTCCGAGATAACAAAAGATCCTGACCGAATAAAACAATTTGTGGGTAGAATGTGTGAAACGCTTGGTGGGAAGGACACTGAAAATAATCCTGAAATCTATTATGATGAAACCGATACGGCAGCGGGTTTTTCCATGACACAATCCATTGAAACGTTTGGGATTTCAGGCCATTTCGCCCATGCAACCCATGCGGCATATCTGGATATTTTTTGTTGCAATACATATGAGCCGCGGGAATTGGCAGAGTTTTCTTTGTCATATTTTCAGGGCCGCCACTACAAAATGCAGGTGGCGTTAAGACAATAG
- a CDS encoding acidic tetraheme cytochrome c3 TmcA, translated as MKIKVLMIALILFACNGISTVYTSQADAQDDAARMDTSAFERLKRPAAVFDHDVHNEAAQIDDCSVCHHVWKDGKLVSGQSSEDTPCSDCHGLVAGPDNPMPLANAFHVQCRSCHVIKGKGPLLCGECHKK; from the coding sequence ATGAAGATAAAAGTTCTGATGATCGCATTGATTCTTTTTGCCTGTAACGGCATTTCAACGGTATACACCAGCCAGGCTGATGCCCAAGACGATGCCGCCCGCATGGATACATCGGCGTTTGAACGGCTGAAACGTCCAGCCGCCGTGTTTGATCATGACGTGCATAATGAAGCTGCCCAAATTGATGATTGTTCGGTTTGCCACCATGTATGGAAGGACGGGAAGCTTGTATCCGGTCAATCCAGTGAGGATACGCCCTGTTCGGACTGCCACGGTCTGGTTGCAGGTCCCGATAACCCGATGCCTTTGGCCAACGCCTTTCATGTCCAGTGCAGAAGCTGTCATGTAATAAAAGGAAAAGGCCCCTTGCTTTGTGGGGAGTGCCATAAAAAATAA
- a CDS encoding iron-sulfur cluster assembly scaffold protein, giving the protein MESQDFWNVHSLTLIEMAYEASYRERIENPDGYGTRIGVCGDTVEFFIMVDQNECLSSISFDFDGCVYTAACCNSVVHLGQGHLVENAWNITDEMVKQYLQTLPEDHYHCAELCVGAFYLALTDYQKKKAKKESCK; this is encoded by the coding sequence ATGGAAAGCCAGGATTTTTGGAACGTACACTCTCTTACTCTCATTGAAATGGCATACGAAGCAAGTTACAGAGAACGGATTGAAAATCCCGATGGATACGGCACTCGGATCGGTGTGTGCGGCGACACTGTAGAGTTCTTTATCATGGTGGACCAAAATGAGTGCTTAAGTTCTATTTCCTTTGATTTCGACGGCTGCGTTTATACTGCAGCATGCTGTAACAGTGTAGTACATTTGGGCCAGGGGCATTTGGTTGAAAATGCCTGGAATATCACTGACGAAATGGTCAAACAGTACCTGCAAACTCTGCCTGAAGATCATTATCATTGCGCAGAGCTTTGTGTGGGTGCGTTTTATCTGGCATTGACGGATTACCAGAAAAAAAAGGCGAAAAAAGAAAGTTGTAAATAG
- a CDS encoding electron transfer complex subunit TmcD yields the protein MKDKQSWDWSTPLKEISVKELESEYNWVEEPCVSVDGESLANIVNLDEAVFGICVNGKLWEGEYEKAWSLKALPDNRLAACVCQDEQWGLVIDGTPWSNQFDFIWDLRWNCDGSKVGVAFQQDMEYGMAVNDEPWDKTFESMTGMTLSEQGDSAAVVQVKSMAAADVNAFSQGLFSVAKNGVPGKEHFFNIWDIRFDNSGENLAWAIRFDRQSYGVAVNGECWDNRFVAVWKPIFDKDGNKVTVPVRTKGKWFLYQDDRQLWTRGYDNIWHLALNPVTGVLCAIVAPQFGKWRIAQDDTPWSLEWDGMVRQMVHSKDGSALVAVFKDKGMWGLAKNDKAFQLSCDKIFSPCISDDGSLVAVSYEKQGKYYVNVNDQVVAGPYEYMADPVIGPANDRILVKGIENGIYKRSVITV from the coding sequence ATGAAAGACAAACAATCATGGGATTGGAGCACTCCGCTCAAAGAGATTTCCGTTAAAGAATTGGAATCTGAATATAATTGGGTGGAGGAGCCCTGTGTCTCAGTTGATGGAGAATCATTGGCAAATATTGTCAACCTTGATGAGGCTGTCTTTGGTATATGCGTCAATGGAAAGTTGTGGGAAGGCGAATATGAAAAGGCATGGAGTCTCAAGGCATTGCCTGACAACCGGCTGGCCGCCTGCGTATGTCAGGATGAACAGTGGGGGCTTGTCATAGATGGCACACCATGGTCCAATCAATTCGATTTTATTTGGGATTTGAGATGGAACTGTGACGGCTCGAAGGTTGGTGTCGCCTTTCAGCAGGACATGGAATACGGCATGGCTGTGAACGATGAACCCTGGGATAAGACCTTTGAAAGTATGACGGGAATGACCTTGAGTGAACAAGGCGACAGCGCTGCCGTTGTCCAGGTGAAATCCATGGCTGCCGCAGATGTGAACGCCTTTTCCCAGGGGCTTTTTTCCGTGGCCAAAAATGGTGTGCCGGGCAAAGAACATTTTTTTAACATCTGGGACATCAGGTTTGACAACAGCGGCGAAAATCTGGCCTGGGCGATTAGATTTGATCGTCAATCCTACGGCGTGGCAGTCAATGGTGAATGCTGGGACAATCGCTTTGTCGCGGTATGGAAGCCAATTTTCGATAAAGACGGGAACAAAGTTACAGTGCCGGTGAGAACCAAAGGCAAATGGTTTTTATATCAGGATGACCGGCAATTATGGACCCGAGGCTATGACAATATCTGGCATCTGGCATTAAACCCGGTTACCGGGGTGTTGTGTGCCATTGTGGCCCCGCAATTCGGCAAATGGCGCATTGCCCAGGATGATACCCCCTGGTCCCTTGAGTGGGATGGCATGGTCAGACAGATGGTGCATTCAAAGGATGGCTCTGCCCTGGTTGCCGTATTCAAGGATAAGGGCATGTGGGGACTTGCAAAAAACGACAAAGCATTTCAGCTTTCCTGCGATAAGATTTTTTCACCCTGTATCAGTGATGATGGCTCTTTGGTGGCCGTAAGCTATGAAAAACAGGGCAAATATTATGTGAATGTCAATGACCAGGTGGTGGCAGGGCCTTATGAGTATATGGCGGACCCCGTAATTGGGCCGGCAAATGATAGGATTTTGGTCAAAGGTATCGAAAACGGGATATATAAACGCAGCGTCATCACTGTGTAA
- the speE gene encoding polyamine aminopropyltransferase, whose translation MANSGVINNGWFSEVCSMWEGIAVSMKVDEVLCRKKSRFQQIDVYQTRSHGRMLVLDGIIQLTERDEFCYQEMMSHLPLFCHPNPATVLVIGGGDGGVLREIGRHENIRSIDFCEIDEEVIEVSKQFLPSMACGFDDPRVTVHIKDGAAFVREHPECYDVIIVDSSDPVGPGEVLFENQFYEDLKRSLKPGGLIATQGESIFLHPDWVEKLVDITRSLFPVHAYANIVVPTYTGGHISVCLGSLGPGLTEPARLVPQTLQGQLKYYSPAVHRAAFVLPYFAEKMLRGKDI comes from the coding sequence ATGGCAAATTCAGGCGTTATCAACAACGGATGGTTTTCAGAAGTTTGTTCTATGTGGGAAGGCATCGCTGTTTCCATGAAGGTGGATGAAGTTTTGTGCCGTAAAAAAAGCCGATTCCAGCAGATTGATGTGTACCAGACCCGTTCCCACGGACGGATGCTGGTGCTTGACGGCATCATCCAGTTAACAGAGCGAGATGAGTTCTGTTATCAGGAGATGATGAGCCATCTGCCCTTGTTTTGCCATCCCAATCCTGCAACTGTGCTTGTCATTGGTGGCGGAGACGGCGGTGTGCTGCGTGAAATTGGTCGCCACGAGAATATCCGTTCAATTGATTTTTGTGAAATTGATGAAGAGGTCATTGAAGTTTCAAAACAGTTTTTACCGTCCATGGCCTGTGGCTTCGACGATCCCAGAGTTACGGTTCATATCAAAGACGGGGCGGCCTTTGTCCGGGAACATCCTGAATGTTATGATGTCATTATTGTGGATTCTTCGGATCCGGTAGGTCCCGGTGAAGTATTGTTTGAGAATCAATTTTATGAGGATTTAAAGCGTTCGCTCAAGCCAGGAGGCCTGATTGCAACCCAGGGAGAATCTATTTTTCTCCACCCGGACTGGGTTGAAAAGTTGGTGGACATCACCCGGTCTTTGTTTCCGGTACATGCCTATGCAAACATTGTTGTTCCTACGTATACCGGCGGCCACATCAGTGTGTGCCTGGGGTCTTTAGGTCCTGGGCTTACGGAACCGGCTCGTTTGGTTCCCCAAACCCTTCAGGGCCAGTTGAAATACTATAGCCCGGCAGTGCACCGTGCGGCCTTTGTGCTTCCCTATTTTGCAGAAAAAATGTTGAGAGGCAAAGATATATGA
- a CDS encoding C40 family peptidase gives MTIFIVLKLTFFTRLLIPFFLVVLICAGCGTPDVTPPNDLADQPDLSCQTDEQTDEAPCLQAGPKTAPTPQTKQAACIGKSRQSIIQTAVTAVGAPYRWGGLSPKGFDCSGLVVYAYKKIGTHVPRTAKAQLSNCKSVTRQNLKPADLVFFSVPRRRGVVHVGIYIGKDQFIHAPGRGRKVQCASLNNIYFKRHFIKAGNFLKKKVAQDNNQSNLSYN, from the coding sequence TTGACTATTTTTATTGTGCTGAAACTTACCTTTTTTACCCGACTTCTTATACCCTTTTTTTTGGTTGTGCTGATATGCGCAGGCTGCGGCACACCTGACGTAACACCCCCCAATGACTTAGCAGATCAGCCTGACCTTTCCTGCCAGACTGATGAACAGACAGATGAAGCACCCTGCCTACAGGCTGGACCGAAAACCGCACCCACCCCGCAAACAAAACAGGCCGCATGTATCGGCAAATCACGTCAGTCAATTATCCAGACTGCCGTAACTGCCGTGGGAGCGCCCTATCGCTGGGGCGGGCTTAGTCCCAAAGGATTTGACTGCTCAGGCTTGGTGGTATATGCCTACAAAAAAATCGGAACCCATGTACCAAGAACAGCCAAAGCCCAGCTCAGCAACTGCAAATCCGTCACCCGTCAGAACCTCAAACCTGCAGATCTGGTTTTTTTTTCGGTACCCCGAAGAAGAGGAGTGGTTCATGTGGGCATTTACATCGGCAAAGATCAATTTATCCATGCACCGGGCAGGGGACGCAAGGTGCAATGTGCATCATTGAACAATATCTACTTTAAACGACATTTTATAAAAGCTGGAAATTTCTTAAAAAAAAAGGTGGCGCAGGATAACAACCAAAGCAACCTAAGTTACAATTAA
- a CDS encoding electron transfer complex ferredoxin TmcB, translating into METKQQDDKMDPAVEGGLERLTQEKIVTGINQVLHEESGPRLKAYVQTCMRCGLCSDACSYFLSNDKNPRFSPAAKVKQTIWEMLEKKGNVSKDFLRRAVRIAHLECNVCRRCSMYCPFGIDIAYMMLLVRRICHKLEITPQYIQDTVNSHSATLNQMWVKEDEWIDTLQWQEEDGREEFENLRIPLDKKGADVMYSVIAPEPKFQAGLIYQAAVMMHAAGINWTMPSRPGWDNSNMAMYTGDNEISGRITRAFYEAAADLNVKRIVMGECGHAFRSIYDVGNRWVSWAMPPFDVVHAIEFYHELLTSGRITIKEKFKEKVTLHDPCNVSRGRGLHDLARVVVDMTCSDFVEMTPNREHNYCCGAGGGVINCGPPYKTERMVNNRVKAEQLKATGAKVLIAPCHNCHSGLEDIIHHYKLDMDVKFLGDIIFETMDKKVYVPGE; encoded by the coding sequence ATGGAAACTAAACAGCAGGATGACAAAATGGATCCGGCTGTAGAAGGTGGGCTTGAACGGCTTACCCAGGAAAAAATAGTCACAGGAATCAACCAGGTGCTCCACGAAGAAAGTGGCCCCAGGCTTAAGGCATATGTTCAAACCTGTATGCGTTGCGGACTTTGTTCCGATGCCTGCAGTTATTTTTTGTCCAATGACAAAAATCCAAGGTTTTCTCCCGCAGCCAAGGTGAAACAGACCATCTGGGAGATGCTTGAAAAAAAGGGAAACGTGTCAAAGGATTTTCTGCGAAGAGCCGTGCGTATTGCGCACCTTGAATGCAATGTATGCCGCAGATGTTCCATGTACTGCCCCTTTGGAATTGATATCGCCTATATGATGCTGTTGGTCAGACGCATCTGCCACAAACTCGAGATTACGCCCCAGTATATACAGGACACGGTGAATTCCCACTCAGCTACTTTGAACCAAATGTGGGTTAAGGAAGATGAGTGGATCGACACCTTGCAGTGGCAGGAGGAAGATGGCAGGGAAGAATTTGAAAATCTTCGAATCCCCCTGGATAAAAAAGGGGCTGATGTCATGTATTCGGTCATTGCGCCGGAACCCAAATTCCAGGCCGGTCTGATTTATCAGGCGGCGGTCATGATGCATGCCGCAGGAATAAACTGGACAATGCCGTCACGCCCGGGCTGGGATAACTCCAACATGGCCATGTACACAGGGGACAATGAAATTTCAGGCAGAATCACAAGAGCCTTTTACGAAGCTGCCGCAGATCTTAATGTTAAGCGCATTGTCATGGGCGAATGCGGTCATGCGTTTCGCTCAATCTATGACGTGGGCAACAGATGGGTTTCATGGGCCATGCCTCCCTTTGATGTGGTTCATGCCATTGAGTTTTACCATGAGTTGCTCACCTCAGGCCGGATCACAATTAAAGAAAAGTTCAAGGAGAAGGTCACACTTCATGATCCGTGCAATGTCTCCAGGGGACGCGGGCTGCATGATCTGGCACGAGTGGTGGTGGATATGACCTGTTCGGATTTTGTGGAAATGACACCGAATCGGGAGCACAACTACTGCTGTGGTGCCGGCGGCGGGGTGATCAACTGCGGACCTCCGTATAAAACCGAGCGCATGGTAAATAACCGCGTGAAGGCCGAACAGCTCAAGGCAACCGGTGCCAAGGTTTTGATCGCACCGTGCCACAATTGTCATTCGGGCCTTGAGGATATCATACACCATTATAAACTGGACATGGACGTAAAATTTCTGGGAGATATCATTTTTGAAACAATGGATAAAAAGGTCTATGTTCCGGGAGAATAA
- a CDS encoding MBL fold metallo-hydrolase, with protein sequence MDIEQFKYGTDNLGYLVYNGNSSIAIDPGAPEQMAKFASEKNVPIDIVTNTHTHGDHTQGNTALVEMTNAQFIDCTTLLHGQVLALKDGTGIEVIRTPGHTMDSLCFKGDGFIVTGDTLFNATVGNCFSGDLNAFFNSLTLLMELPGDTLVYAGHDYVLDSLKYARIIEPDNPNLTEYAAAYDPEHVVSRLSEELKVNPYLRFNTPTMIERLKEKNLPIETQFQRFSSVMEVF encoded by the coding sequence TTGGATATTGAACAATTTAAATATGGTACGGACAATCTGGGTTATCTGGTTTATAATGGGAATTCCTCTATCGCCATTGATCCCGGAGCCCCTGAGCAGATGGCCAAATTTGCCTCTGAAAAAAATGTTCCCATTGATATTGTAACCAATACCCATACCCATGGAGATCACACCCAGGGTAACACTGCACTTGTTGAGATGACAAATGCGCAGTTTATTGACTGTACGACCCTTTTACACGGTCAGGTGCTTGCCCTGAAAGACGGTACCGGGATTGAGGTGATACGAACCCCTGGACACACCATGGATTCGCTTTGTTTTAAAGGGGATGGGTTTATTGTCACCGGAGATACATTGTTTAATGCCACGGTCGGCAATTGTTTTTCTGGGGATTTAAACGCCTTTTTTAATTCCTTAACTCTATTGATGGAATTGCCCGGCGACACCCTGGTTTATGCCGGACATGATTATGTTCTTGATTCTTTAAAATATGCCAGGATTATTGAGCCGGATAATCCCAATTTAACCGAATATGCAGCCGCATATGATCCGGAGCATGTTGTGTCCCGTCTCTCCGAAGAACTTAAGGTAAATCCCTATCTGCGTTTTAATACACCCACCATGATTGAACGGCTTAAAGAAAAAAATCTGCCGATTGAGACTCAATTTCAACGATTTTCTTCTGTAATGGAAGTGTTCTAA
- a CDS encoding methylenetetrahydrofolate reductase C-terminal domain-containing protein produces the protein MITAEQKPLQEILGYIAPYEKILVVGCNECVTVCAAGGRKEVGLLASAIRLNSAKEGKKIEVLEHTLERQCDPEYVAQLEELAGQVDAIVSLACGCGIQTVAVNYAIPVFPGVNTKFMGASESQGVWAERCMGCGDCMLGVTGGICPVARCSKSLMNGPCGGNSSGKCEISPDVDCAWQLIWNRLCELGIQDRYEELVAAKDWRPAGGGGPRKIIREDLASSKITEDVE, from the coding sequence ATGATCACAGCAGAACAAAAACCCCTACAGGAAATTCTCGGGTACATTGCGCCCTATGAAAAAATACTTGTGGTTGGCTGCAACGAATGTGTTACCGTTTGTGCTGCAGGCGGCAGAAAAGAGGTAGGACTTCTGGCTTCCGCAATTCGGCTGAACAGCGCCAAAGAAGGTAAAAAGATTGAGGTTTTAGAGCATACCCTGGAACGCCAGTGCGATCCGGAATATGTTGCCCAGCTTGAAGAACTGGCCGGTCAGGTTGACGCCATTGTTTCTCTGGCCTGTGGCTGCGGAATCCAGACCGTTGCCGTAAACTATGCGATTCCGGTTTTCCCGGGTGTGAATACCAAATTCATGGGCGCGTCCGAAAGCCAGGGCGTCTGGGCTGAGCGCTGCATGGGTTGTGGTGACTGCATGCTGGGTGTTACCGGCGGCATCTGTCCTGTTGCCCGTTGTTCAAAAAGCCTGATGAATGGTCCTTGCGGCGGTAACTCCAGTGGTAAATGTGAGATCAGCCCAGATGTGGATTGTGCATGGCAATTGATCTGGAACCGGTTGTGTGAACTGGGAATTCAGGATCGCTATGAAGAACTGGTTGCGGCAAAAGACTGGCGCCCTGCAGGCGGCGGCGGACCCAGAAAAATTATCCGGGAGGATTTGGCATCATCCAAAATTACGGAGGACGTTGAATAA
- a CDS encoding TmcC family electron transfer complex membrane anchor subunit, translated as MNAFIDFIMGPMVWISFVVFIGGLGVRAVGFIREIKQKEPYIFSYMTVFHSLRSIGAWLIPFFPVSTRQKPFFYGISYLFHLLLFAVPIFLSGHIVLVQEAFNISWPVFNDHIADTLNVLVIASLFFFWGRRIVVPDVKFLTSPTDFLLISVVLLPFLTGFLAYHQFFAYRWVMIVHILCGELMLIMIPFSRFSHMMFAPFTRAYTGSEFGNVRHARDW; from the coding sequence ATGAATGCTTTTATAGATTTTATCATGGGTCCCATGGTGTGGATCTCTTTTGTTGTTTTTATAGGAGGTCTCGGGGTTCGGGCGGTCGGTTTTATTCGTGAAATTAAACAAAAAGAGCCGTACATCTTTTCTTATATGACCGTATTTCACAGCCTGCGCTCCATTGGTGCCTGGCTGATTCCTTTTTTCCCGGTGTCCACTCGTCAAAAACCTTTTTTTTACGGCATATCCTATCTGTTCCATCTGCTTTTGTTTGCAGTGCCGATCTTTTTGTCCGGCCACATCGTTTTGGTTCAAGAAGCCTTTAACATTTCCTGGCCTGTATTCAACGACCACATTGCAGATACGCTGAACGTGCTTGTGATTGCTTCCCTGTTTTTTTTCTGGGGACGGCGGATCGTGGTGCCGGATGTAAAATTTTTAACATCGCCCACGGATTTTCTACTGATCTCCGTGGTCCTGTTGCCTTTTTTAACTGGATTTCTTGCCTATCATCAGTTTTTTGCATACAGATGGGTAATGATTGTTCATATCCTGTGTGGAGAGCTCATGCTGATCATGATTCCGTTTTCACGGTTTTCCCATATGATGTTTGCCCCGTTTACCCGGGCCTATACCGGATCTGAATTTGGTAATGTCAGGCACGCAAGGGACTGGTAA